Genomic DNA from Pelosinus sp. IPA-1:
GAAGTTCATCGTTACACTTATGATAGTGATGATAGTAGTTCCATATAACCACCATTTATTAAGGGGCTTGTTTATAAAAATGTGAGTAGCCCATAGAAATAGTAGAACACTGATTATAATTAACATTTGGTATGTTATCATGCCGAAGGTAGATTGTTTCCAAGGAAGTAACCCTAAATCGAATATGATATATCGTGAGAGTAGGATGAGCCAGCCAAGGGCCCATATGCCCATGTAGCGCTGGCGATAAAGTGCATACAAATATATATATATGAAAACTATGGAAACCGTTCCAATCGTTGAGTATATTATTGATAAATGAACATAGTCCATAATTGCTCCTTAAAAGTTAATTTACAAATTATTACACTAAGTTGATTATTCTGCTAAAAATCTAAAAATCCTTTTGGGGATACGTATGAAATTATGTTACAAACTAAAATTGTAAGAATAATTAGCTGGCGGCTCAATGACTTTATAAGATAAGGTTTTGGTTTCGCTAATTATTAATAGGGGGGAATGGAGCCTATTCGTGTCGAAGATGTGGAAGAAGTAAGACAAATATAATCCAAAAATTATTACTCGAGGTGTAGGGTGGATATTCGCTTATTGAAAACATTTTGTGTAGTGGCAAAACTGGAAAACATTACACAAGCAGCAGAACTACTTAATTTTACACAACCGACGGTTTCCGCTCAAATTCGTACTTTAGAAGAACAGTTTGGCGTGCAGTTATTTGAACGTATCGGCAAAAAGCTTTACATAACTGATGCTGGCAAATATTTAATTGACCCTTTTGAAAAAATTCTCAAAATATACGATGAAGCCGTTACTGGAATTAATTGTTTTTCGGAAAAACAGTACACAAGAATTGGTATATCAAGTAGCTATATTAATCATTTTCTTTCCTCCGCATTATTACAATTGCAAGCAAAGGGATCTGCAGGGAAAATTAACATAGAAATTTGCTTGAATTCAAGCTGTGTGCTTGATGGAATTAACAGTAATAAATATGATATTGGCATTGTACATGACTTTCTTTCTGGAAAATATCTGAATACAGATATTATTAATACGGAAGAGCTTGTTTGGGTTGGACATAAAAATATTATTAAGGACAAGATTTGCCCACGAATCGATGATTATCCAATCATTAATTTCCGGCAGGGATGTACTTTCCGAATGTTGTGTGATACATTATTGCAGAAAC
This window encodes:
- a CDS encoding LysR family transcriptional regulator, which produces MDIRLLKTFCVVAKLENITQAAELLNFTQPTVSAQIRTLEEQFGVQLFERIGKKLYITDAGKYLIDPFEKILKIYDEAVTGINCFSEKQYTRIGISSSYINHFLSSALLQLQAKGSAGKINIEICLNSSCVLDGINSNKYDIGIVHDFLSGKYLNTDIINTEELVWVGHKNIIKDKICPRIDDYPIINFRQGCTFRMLCDTLLQKRGLNSTFEYSDFDGVKNAMTGGLGIALLPRSVVENLAKENDKLYIFNELSNLEIPLFAITRKDKYLPATAKSILEMLQENKGII